One window of Prionailurus bengalensis isolate Pbe53 chromosome B1, Fcat_Pben_1.1_paternal_pri, whole genome shotgun sequence genomic DNA carries:
- the LOC122478282 gene encoding alcohol dehydrogenase class-3 → MANQVIKCKAAVAWEAGKPLSIEEVEVAPPKAHEVRIKIIATAVCHTDAYTLSGADPEGSFPVILGHEGAGIVESVGEGVTTLKAGDTVIPLYIPQCGECKFCLNPKTNLCQKIRVTQGKGLMPDGTSRFTCKGKTILHYMGTSTFSEYTVVADISVAKIDPLAPLDKVCLLGCGISTGYGAAVNTAKVEPGSTCAVFGLGGVGLAVIMGCKVAGASRIIGVDINKDKFARAKEFGASECINPQDFSKPIQEVLVEMTDGGVDYSFECIGNVKVMRAALEACHKGWGVSVVVGVAASGEEIATRPFQLVTGRTWKGTAFGGWKSVESVPKLVSEYMSKKIKVDEFVTHNLPFDQINEAFELMHAGKSIRTVVKL, encoded by the exons ATGGCGAACCAG GTTATCAAGTGCAAGGCTGCAGTTGCCTGGGAAGCAGGAAAACCTCTCTCTATAGAGGAGGTAGAGGTGGCACCCCCAAAGGCTCATGAAGTGCGAATCAAG ATTATCGCCACTGCAGTTTGCCACACCGATGCCTATACCCTGAGTGGGGCTGATCCTGAGGGGAGTTTTCCAGTGATCTTGGGACATGAAGGGGCTGGGATTGTGGAAAGTGTTGGCGAAGGAGTTACTACCCTGAAGGCAG GCGATACTGTCATCCCGCTCTACATCCCACAGTGTGGAGAATGCAAATTTTGTCTAAACCCTAAGACAAACCTTTGCCAGAAGATAAG agttACTCAAGGGAAAGGATTAATGCCAGATGGTACTAGCAGATTTACTTGCAAAGGAAAGACAATTTTACATTACATGGGAACCAGCACATTTTCGGAATATACAGTTGTGGCTGATATCTCTGTTGCTAAAATTGATCCTTTAGCACCTTTGGATAAAGTCTGCCTTCTGGGTTGTGGAATTTCAACTGGTTatggtgctgctgtgaacactgcCAAG GTGGAGCCTGGCTCTACTTGTGCCGTCTTTGGCCTAGGAGGAGTTGGATTGGCGGTTATCATGGGCTGTAAGGTGGCTGGTGCATCCCGGATCATTGGTGTGGACATCAATAAAGATAAATTCGCACGGGCCAAGGAGTTTGGAGCCTCTGAATGTATTAACCCCCAAGACTTCAGTAAACCCATCCAGGAAGTGCTCGTTGAAATGACTGACGGGGGAGTGGACTACTCCTTTGAGTGCATTGGTAACGTGAAAGTCATG AGAGCAGCGCTAGAGGCCTGCCACAAAGGCTGGGGAGTCAGCGTGGTGGTTGGAGTAGCTGCTTCGGGTGAAGAGATCGCCACTCGCCCGTTTCAGCTGGTAACAGGCCGCACGTGGAAAGGCACTGCCTTTGGAG GATGGAAGAGTGTGGAAAGTGTCCCAAAGTTAGTATCCGAATATATGTCCAAAAAGATAAAAGTTGATGAATTTGTGACTCACAATCTGCCTTTTGACCAAATTAATGAAGCCTTTGAACTGATGCATGCAGGAAAGAG CATTCGAACTGTTGTAAAACTTTAA